Sequence from the Microbacterium sp. AZCO genome:
CGCGCCGCGACGGCGCGACGCGAGGCCGCGACGCGGTCGACTTCGGGTGGATGCTGCGCGTCAGCCATGGGATTCACCACGGTACAGGGCGGCGCGCTCCGCGATGCGCGCCGCGAGCCCCGAGGGGCCGGCGGAGAGGATGCTGCGGCTCTCGGACGCGATGACGTTGGCCGCGGTCGCCCCGAAGAGGCGGTCGAGGTCGGCGGGCTCCGCGCCCTGCGCGCCGAAGCCGGGCGCGAGGATCGGCGCGTTGCGGAGGACGTCGTCGGTCAGCCCGAACTCGTGCCGGTCGACGGTCGCACCGACGACGAGACCGGCGGGTCCGAGCCCTCCGGCGAACGCGGCGGAGCCGTTGACCCACGCGACGTCCCGCGCGACGCGGGCCGCGACGGTCTCGCCGTCGCCCGCGGCGACATCGGTCGTCTGCGCCGTCTGCAGGGACGCAGCCTCGGGGTTGCTCGTCGCGGCGAGCACGAAGACGCCCTTCCCGCCGCGGACGGCGAGGGTGAGGGTGCCGCGCAGCGACTCGGGGCCGAGGTAGGGGCTGACGGTGAGGGCGTCGGCTTCGAGCGGCGACCCCTCCTCGAGCCAGGCGGAGGCGTACCCGTCCATCGTCGTGCCGATGTCGCCGCGCTTCGCATCGGCGATCACGACGAGGCCCGCCTCGCGCGCCGCCCGGAGGACGTCCTCGAGCGCCGCGAAGCCCGCGGAGCCGAAGCGCTCGAAGAACGCGACCTGGGGCTTGACGATCCCGACGCGTCCGGCGGCGGCGTCGACGACACGGAGGCCGAAGTCGCGCACGCCGTTGCCGGAGGCATCCATCCCCCACTCCTCGAGCAGGTGCGCGTGCGGGTCGATGCCGACGCACAGGCGCCCGCGCTGCTGGAAAGCGGCGGTGAGCCGCGCTCCGAACCCTTCGACGGACTCAGGGACCGTCACGCGCGCTCCGCCCGGTCGACGGCGTACTCCTGCAGGCTCTTGACCTCGAAGCCCTCGCGCAGCACCGGCAGCGCGCTGACGGCCGCGCCGAGCACGGCCATCGTCGTGAAGAGGGCCTTGTCGGCGGCGACGGCCGCGGCGCGGATCTCATAGCCGTCGGCGCGAGCTGTGCCGCCGGACGGCGTGTTGACGATCATGTCGATCTCGCCGGCGTTGATGAGGTCGACGATGTTCGTGTCGCCGGTGTCCTGGGTCTCGGAGTACTTGCTCACGACCTCGACGGCGATGCCGTTGCGCGCGAGGATCTCGGCCGTGCCCTCCGTGGCGACGAGGTCGAAGCCGAGCTCCTGCAGGCGGTGGGCCGGCAGGATGACGGCGCGCTTGTCGTCGTCGGCGACCGAGATGAACACGCGTCCCTCGAGCGGCATGCCGCCGTACGCGGCCTCCTGGCTCTTGGCGAACGCCGTCGGGAAGTCGCGGTCGATGCCCATGACCTCGCCCGTCGAGCGCATCTCGGGGCCGAGCACCGAGTCGACCATGAGGCCGTCCTTCGTGCGGAACCGCTTGAACGGCAGCACCGCCTCCTTGACGGCCACCGGCGCGTCGAGCGGCACCCGCGAGCCGTCGACCTCGGGCAGAAGGCCCTCCGCCTTGAGCTCGGCGACCGTCGCACCCGCCATGATGCGGGCGGCGGCCTTCGCGAGCGGGATGCCGAGCGCCTT
This genomic interval carries:
- the pyrF gene encoding orotidine-5'-phosphate decarboxylase is translated as MTVPESVEGFGARLTAAFQQRGRLCVGIDPHAHLLEEWGMDASGNGVRDFGLRVVDAAAGRVGIVKPQVAFFERFGSAGFAALEDVLRAAREAGLVVIADAKRGDIGTTMDGYASAWLEEGSPLEADALTVSPYLGPESLRGTLTLAVRGGKGVFVLAATSNPEAASLQTAQTTDVAAGDGETVAARVARDVAWVNGSAAFAGGLGPAGLVVGATVDRHEFGLTDDVLRNAPILAPGFGAQGAEPADLDRLFGATAANVIASESRSILSAGPSGLAARIAERAALYRGESHG